In Pseudovibrio brasiliensis, the following are encoded in one genomic region:
- the folK gene encoding 2-amino-4-hydroxy-6-hydroxymethyldihydropteridine diphosphokinase, with translation MTQEKIVAALGLGSNLGDTKANIDGAVAALNAVEGISVLKKSSDYRTPPWGPVPQDDYRNCCITVETVLSPRDLLNAGLDVEKQLGRVRDVRWGPRTIDIDLLIYDHASVEEEGLQVPHPRMGERAFVLIPLTEIWPEAPLLDGRTAAEALETCADKEGIYKL, from the coding sequence ATGACACAAGAAAAGATTGTTGCAGCACTTGGTTTGGGCTCAAATCTTGGCGATACCAAAGCGAATATTGACGGTGCAGTGGCCGCATTGAATGCTGTCGAGGGAATATCTGTTTTAAAGAAGTCGTCCGACTATCGCACACCGCCGTGGGGGCCTGTGCCACAAGATGACTACCGCAACTGTTGCATTACGGTGGAGACGGTTCTGTCTCCGCGCGACCTGCTGAACGCTGGTCTGGATGTCGAAAAGCAGCTTGGCCGTGTGCGTGATGTGCGCTGGGGGCCGCGAACGATTGATATCGACCTGCTGATCTATGATCACGCAAGCGTTGAGGAAGAGGGGCTTCAGGTTCCACACCCACGCATGGGTGAACGTGCGTTCGTGCTTATTCCGCTGACCGAGATCTGGCCGGAAGCGCCTTTGTTGGATGGACGTACAGCTGCAGAAGCGCTGGAAACCTGCGCTGATAAGGAAGGCATCTACAAGCTGTAG